The following proteins are encoded in a genomic region of Paenibacillus sp. FSL R7-0273:
- a CDS encoding beta-ketoacyl synthase N-terminal-like domain-containing protein, with protein sequence MLNTTETAKQRASAADEIAIVGISGKFSGSRDVNQFWEGLIHEQSSLQELPPERPELFRLTPEEKEHIGFGGFIPDVEQFDPLFFHISPKEAEHMDPRQRLFLEESWKAIEDAGYSLQELSGTKCGVFVGIQQGEYLERFRGEANEHVPTGNSLSVIPARISYLLNLKGPSVALDTACSSSLVALSLACDSLLNGSSDMAIAGGIQIMLTPWIYMSLGRLGMLNTDGICKPFADGADGIGLGEGVGAAVLKKYSAALRDGDHIYGIIKGIGVNQDGKTNGITAPNGLSQASLEREVYEKYGIDPAGITYVEAHGTGTRLGDPIEVGALTEAFRPFTGNKQYCHLGSVKGNIGHTLSASGMASLFKVLLSLKHDKIPATLHCSRENRLIDFKNSPFYVGTRTEDWPRTDGRPRMAAVSSFGMSGTNCHLVIAEHVESPVNETTTATADMHLFALSAKSDAALEAQAHNLLAYLRHGAVAQPEDISFTLLAGRDHYAYRSIFMAAGRHELIRELEAFLEQRPSAGWYRGGGANGNKRVNPALKAQMNGLLNQLQQGSLLPAEREKALRLIANYYIKGFEAEFKAMFAPENRRRVSLPAYPFEYIRCWIAEQERGDSLPSSTAVAATEAQLHPLLHRNVSTMQAIRFTSEAGHNQPDFNYKAMYNTRMVSEAVLLEMAAKAAVLGGGGSISLLNEIQLTHPLTTGLDTHNLSVELEGEAESLRFGVFHEGAERRIVAAGTARAWTAEGLPVTEPVQAAFDVAGFIGRTAQRRDAGEFYSALENQGLKYDQQAQMVEKLYSSLTEHVAAVVPSACSCRGGYILPPLLTEAILQVVNMDIIRRGGPLSTAYSIGEIRLAGNLEAGCYVHVKNSEAGYEAAVMDERGAAVLMLSRMQMAPLATEHLSGEEQYVLLQKEWRKADAQPQLQPAVPAGRFIVLVNSETDAGALNAIRAGFNTALFIGDGQLLDLDGAILNADFREEAGCDKAIEAVLGLKTEISGVLDFSDLYSGPLHRSKLSYGKIKLLQALVKKYSRGLRILHMTSGLQGAHKRTETLAGAEIAGLIRTIRAEYKEVLAQTVDIGRSFSLIQDAVQTARAELSLSSGEAEVSYTGGIRYEPVFKTLKQRNKWAARQGEGTLALDSGKVYVVTGGTRGIGAEAARLLARRGARKLVLMGVRPFPPRPDWDRILASGSDASAGAAVKRILELESAGVQVELYCGSLADSERLGPFFADIRQRCGEIGGVIHCAGSNLNNHPAFIHKKTGDIRQVFEPKAEGLEHLSSLLAEDRLEFFVAFSSISAASPVLSAGLSDYSAANSYLDSYIRLRREQGEEYFQSIIWPSWSEVGMLVDTGFQLSPLYTAAGFTAHSLADGLFMLEAAISGKHKSAMPAIVRSDAYNPDALLRTNTAAAPKNVPPVNSGMNEDISIHPFSANARQEAEAVRLIKTIFCEELKLPSDRLREDLPFAEIGVDSILLIAVIKKLDEAFHIRIDPALFFELRDIKALAGHLLADNVITGEGIDLTGGPDIGTTFNELRLGEAFCRIPEFGTFLRGKRNGQAEAGKRDNRIAVIGMGCHFPGAPDKDAFWNNLRQGLDSVTEVPDSRWDTEELYSPAPAEGKSISKWGGFLEDIELFDAGYFEIKENPEQISPLMRQSLEVTAEVFLDAGYEKAEISGRKVGVFIGAHPGSYPGWVQDFNKNTIVGIGQNFIASYASHFFNLKGPSLTVDSACSSSLMSLHLACQSINSGESEMAVAGGVDLILDERPYLVFSASKAMSPDGKCHTFDVDANGIVPGEGCGAVLLKPLEQALADGDRIYAVIEASAANNDGRTMGITTPSKQAQEEVIAEAIRRAGIDPRTIGYVETHGTGTMIGDPIELKALSTVYKQYTADTGFCGVGSVKTNIGHCLSAAGIASFIKASLCVYHKTLVPTLNCSRPNPRFDFGHSPFYPVMEAADWRKHGDARRAGISSFGFGGTNVHTIISECGDELLQGRTEHRKPLPAAQFHRTRAWTDGRQASRRPAGADQEQLSFLQFVEE encoded by the coding sequence ATGCTGAACACCACTGAAACCGCCAAGCAGCGGGCTTCCGCAGCAGATGAGATTGCCATTGTCGGCATTTCGGGCAAATTTTCGGGCAGCCGCGATGTGAACCAGTTTTGGGAAGGCCTCATTCATGAACAGAGCAGTCTGCAAGAGCTTCCGCCTGAACGGCCCGAATTATTCCGTTTGACGCCGGAAGAGAAGGAGCATATCGGCTTCGGAGGATTCATCCCGGATGTCGAGCAGTTCGACCCGTTGTTCTTCCATATCTCTCCCAAGGAAGCGGAGCACATGGACCCGCGGCAGCGGCTGTTTCTGGAAGAATCCTGGAAGGCTATAGAGGATGCAGGTTATTCCCTGCAGGAATTGTCGGGTACGAAATGCGGGGTATTTGTCGGAATTCAGCAAGGTGAGTACCTGGAGCGTTTCCGGGGAGAAGCCAATGAGCATGTGCCTACAGGCAACAGTCTTTCAGTCATTCCGGCGCGAATATCCTATCTGCTCAATTTGAAAGGGCCCAGTGTGGCCCTTGACACAGCCTGCTCCTCGTCTCTCGTTGCACTCTCACTGGCGTGTGACAGCCTGTTAAACGGCAGCAGTGACATGGCGATTGCCGGCGGCATTCAAATCATGCTGACGCCGTGGATTTATATGTCGCTGGGCAGGCTCGGCATGCTGAACACCGATGGAATTTGCAAGCCGTTCGCCGATGGGGCCGACGGCATCGGGCTCGGTGAAGGCGTGGGTGCCGCCGTTTTGAAGAAATACTCCGCCGCACTGCGCGATGGTGATCATATATACGGAATTATCAAGGGCATCGGGGTGAACCAGGACGGTAAGACCAACGGAATAACGGCTCCGAACGGTTTATCACAGGCTTCGCTGGAACGTGAGGTCTACGAGAAATACGGTATCGATCCCGCCGGAATTACTTACGTGGAAGCGCATGGAACAGGAACCCGCCTTGGCGATCCGATTGAAGTTGGCGCTCTGACGGAAGCCTTCCGTCCGTTCACCGGGAATAAGCAATACTGTCATTTGGGTTCGGTAAAAGGCAATATCGGCCATACTCTGTCTGCTTCCGGCATGGCAAGCCTGTTCAAGGTGCTGCTGAGCCTGAAGCACGATAAAATTCCCGCAACACTGCATTGCAGCCGGGAAAACCGGCTCATTGATTTCAAGAACAGTCCATTTTATGTGGGAACCCGAACCGAGGACTGGCCCCGGACAGACGGACGGCCTAGAATGGCCGCCGTCAGCTCTTTCGGCATGAGCGGAACCAATTGCCATCTGGTCATTGCAGAGCATGTTGAATCCCCGGTGAATGAGACGACGACAGCTACGGCCGATATGCATCTGTTCGCGCTGTCCGCCAAAAGCGATGCAGCATTGGAAGCGCAGGCTCACAATTTGCTCGCCTATCTGCGGCACGGAGCGGTTGCGCAGCCGGAGGATATCTCCTTTACTCTGCTGGCCGGCAGAGATCATTACGCTTACCGCAGCATATTCATGGCTGCAGGCCGCCATGAACTAATCCGTGAACTGGAGGCTTTTCTGGAACAGCGGCCAAGCGCGGGCTGGTACAGAGGGGGAGGAGCTAACGGGAACAAGCGTGTAAATCCGGCCCTGAAAGCCCAGATGAACGGGCTGCTGAACCAGCTTCAGCAAGGCAGTCTTCTGCCCGCAGAAAGGGAGAAAGCGTTAAGGCTGATCGCTAACTATTATATTAAAGGTTTTGAAGCGGAATTTAAGGCCATGTTTGCTCCGGAAAACCGCCGGAGAGTGTCACTACCTGCCTATCCATTTGAATACATACGCTGCTGGATCGCGGAGCAAGAGCGCGGGGATTCACTCCCGTCTTCTACTGCTGTTGCTGCCACTGAAGCGCAGCTTCATCCGCTGCTGCACCGTAATGTTTCCACTATGCAGGCTATACGTTTTACGAGCGAGGCTGGACACAATCAACCCGATTTTAATTACAAGGCAATGTATAACACCCGTATGGTCAGCGAAGCGGTGCTGCTTGAAATGGCTGCGAAGGCAGCTGTGCTTGGCGGCGGCGGTTCTATAAGCCTGCTTAACGAAATCCAGCTTACACATCCGCTCACTACAGGTTTAGATACGCACAATCTCAGTGTTGAGCTTGAAGGGGAAGCGGAGTCACTGCGGTTTGGTGTTTTCCATGAAGGGGCGGAGCGGAGGATCGTTGCCGCCGGAACAGCCAGGGCGTGGACAGCAGAAGGGCTTCCAGTCACAGAGCCTGTGCAAGCTGCATTTGATGTTGCGGGCTTCATTGGAAGAACAGCGCAGCGCCGGGACGCCGGGGAGTTCTACAGCGCACTGGAAAATCAAGGGCTGAAATATGATCAGCAAGCGCAGATGGTCGAAAAGCTATACAGCAGTTTAACCGAACATGTGGCTGCGGTTGTTCCCTCCGCGTGTTCCTGCCGTGGCGGTTATATCCTGCCGCCGCTGCTGACGGAAGCCATTCTTCAAGTTGTAAACATGGATATAATCCGACGGGGCGGGCCGCTCTCCACTGCTTATTCAATCGGTGAAATCAGACTCGCCGGAAATTTGGAAGCCGGATGTTATGTCCATGTTAAGAACAGTGAAGCGGGTTATGAAGCTGCGGTGATGGATGAACGGGGTGCAGCCGTGCTGATGCTGAGCCGGATGCAGATGGCTCCGCTTGCCACAGAGCATTTGTCCGGGGAAGAGCAATACGTTCTGTTGCAAAAAGAGTGGCGGAAAGCGGACGCTCAACCGCAGCTGCAGCCAGCGGTGCCGGCTGGACGGTTCATTGTCCTCGTGAACAGTGAAACGGATGCGGGGGCGCTGAATGCAATCCGCGCTGGATTTAATACTGCCTTGTTCATTGGCGACGGCCAGCTGCTCGATCTGGATGGTGCCATTCTAAACGCGGATTTCAGGGAAGAGGCGGGATGCGACAAGGCGATTGAGGCTGTTCTTGGCCTGAAGACGGAAATTAGCGGAGTCCTTGATTTCTCCGATCTTTATTCCGGGCCGCTGCACCGCTCCAAACTAAGCTATGGAAAGATTAAGCTGCTGCAAGCACTGGTGAAAAAGTATTCCAGAGGATTGCGCATCCTGCATATGACCAGCGGCCTGCAAGGTGCGCATAAACGGACGGAGACATTGGCCGGAGCCGAGATCGCGGGACTTATCCGGACGATCCGCGCAGAGTACAAGGAAGTGCTGGCCCAGACGGTGGATATCGGCCGTTCGTTTTCACTAATTCAAGATGCTGTCCAAACCGCCCGAGCTGAACTAAGCCTGTCATCAGGTGAAGCCGAGGTTTCTTATACCGGCGGCATCCGCTATGAGCCTGTATTTAAGACCTTGAAGCAGCGCAATAAATGGGCTGCCCGCCAAGGTGAAGGTACTCTGGCGCTTGACTCCGGCAAGGTGTATGTCGTAACCGGGGGAACCCGGGGCATTGGAGCGGAAGCTGCCAGGCTACTGGCCCGGAGAGGCGCAAGAAAGCTTGTGCTGATGGGTGTCCGGCCGTTTCCTCCAAGACCCGACTGGGACCGTATTCTCGCTTCAGGCTCCGATGCATCAGCCGGGGCTGCAGTGAAACGAATACTGGAGCTGGAGTCGGCGGGCGTCCAAGTAGAGTTATACTGCGGATCATTGGCTGATTCAGAGCGGCTTGGCCCGTTTTTTGCAGATATCCGGCAGCGGTGCGGGGAGATCGGCGGCGTTATCCACTGTGCGGGCTCCAACCTGAACAATCATCCGGCCTTTATCCATAAAAAAACCGGCGATATCCGGCAGGTCTTCGAGCCCAAAGCCGAAGGACTGGAACATTTAAGCAGTCTGCTGGCCGAGGACAGGCTTGAATTCTTTGTTGCCTTCTCCTCCATTTCGGCGGCATCGCCCGTGCTGTCTGCGGGACTTAGTGATTACAGCGCCGCCAACAGCTACCTGGATTCTTATATCCGCCTCCGGCGGGAACAGGGCGAGGAATATTTTCAATCTATTATTTGGCCGAGCTGGTCGGAAGTAGGCATGCTGGTCGATACCGGCTTCCAATTAAGCCCGCTTTATACGGCTGCCGGATTTACCGCACACAGTCTGGCAGACGGCTTGTTTATGCTCGAAGCCGCCATATCCGGCAAACACAAAAGCGCTATGCCGGCAATTGTGCGCAGCGATGCGTATAATCCTGACGCCCTCTTACGGACGAACACTGCGGCTGCGCCAAAAAATGTACCTCCGGTTAACAGCGGGATGAACGAGGACATCAGCATTCATCCATTTTCTGCAAATGCTCGGCAGGAGGCCGAGGCCGTCCGGCTGATTAAAACGATCTTTTGTGAGGAGCTTAAGCTGCCGTCTGACCGTTTGCGGGAAGATCTTCCTTTTGCCGAAATCGGGGTGGATTCCATTCTGCTCATTGCCGTCATCAAAAAGCTGGATGAAGCTTTCCATATACGCATCGATCCTGCCCTATTCTTTGAACTGCGTGATATAAAGGCATTGGCCGGGCATTTGCTTGCTGACAATGTCATCACCGGAGAAGGAATCGATCTAACAGGCGGGCCGGACATCGGGACAACGTTTAATGAACTAAGGCTTGGGGAGGCGTTCTGCCGTATTCCGGAGTTTGGAACGTTTTTGCGCGGTAAGCGGAACGGCCAAGCCGAAGCAGGGAAAAGGGATAACCGGATCGCCGTCATCGGAATGGGCTGCCATTTTCCCGGAGCACCGGATAAGGACGCATTCTGGAACAATCTGCGGCAGGGGCTGGACAGTGTAACTGAGGTGCCGGACAGCAGATGGGATACGGAGGAGCTATATTCGCCTGCTCCGGCTGAAGGCAAGAGCATCAGCAAATGGGGCGGCTTCCTTGAAGATATTGAGCTGTTTGATGCCGGTTATTTCGAAATCAAAGAAAATCCCGAGCAAATCAGCCCGCTGATGAGACAGAGCTTAGAAGTAACCGCCGAGGTGTTCCTGGATGCAGGCTATGAAAAAGCGGAGATCAGCGGACGCAAGGTGGGTGTATTCATCGGCGCGCATCCCGGCTCATATCCGGGCTGGGTGCAGGATTTCAACAAGAATACGATTGTCGGCATCGGGCAGAATTTCATCGCTTCCTATGCCTCGCACTTTTTTAATCTAAAAGGTCCGAGCCTGACGGTAGACAGCGCCTGCTCCTCCTCGCTGATGAGCCTGCATCTGGCCTGCCAGAGCATAAACAGCGGCGAATCAGAAATGGCAGTTGCCGGCGGCGTGGATCTGATCCTCGATGAGCGGCCTTACCTGGTGTTCAGCGCCTCCAAAGCCATGTCGCCCGACGGTAAATGCCATACCTTCGATGTCGATGCAAACGGGATTGTGCCCGGCGAAGGCTGCGGCGCAGTATTGCTGAAGCCGCTTGAGCAGGCACTGGCCGACGGCGACCGCATATACGCAGTCATTGAAGCGTCGGCAGCGAACAATGACGGCCGGACGATGGGCATTACCACTCCGAGCAAGCAGGCGCAGGAAGAAGTGATTGCCGAGGCCATCCGGCGGGCCGGTATTGATCCGCGCACCATCGGGTATGTCGAGACTCACGGCACCGGAACGATGATCGGTGACCCAATCGAATTAAAGGCACTGTCCACCGTCTATAAACAATATACCGCCGACACCGGATTCTGCGGCGTCGGCAGCGTGAAGACCAATATCGGCCACTGCCTCAGCGCGGCGGGCATCGCCAGCTTTATCAAGGCCTCGCTGTGTGTGTATCACAAAACGCTGGTTCCAACGCTGAACTGCAGCAGGCCAAATCCGCGGTTTGATTTCGGACATTCGCCGTTTTACCCCGTAATGGAGGCCGCCGACTGGCGCAAGCACGGAGATGCGCGGCGGGCGGGCATCAGCTCCTTCGGCTTCGGCGGTACGAATGTCCATACCATTATCAGCGAATGCGGAGATGAGCTGCTGCAAGGCCGGACGGAGCACAGAAAGCCGCTCCCGGCGGCGCAGTTCCACCGGACGCGAGCCTGGACAGACGGCCGGCAGGCTTCCCGCAGGCCTGCCGGGGCGGATCAGGAGCAATTGTCATTTTTGCAATTCGTGGAAGAGTGA